TCTTATGCAGTATGGTGGATCCGTCAATCAATCTTACAGGCATTGGCTGAACAGTCAAGAATTGTAAGACTACCGTTGAACAAAATTGGATCTATCAACAAAATCAATAAAGCATACGCTCACCTTGAGCAGGAAAATGAAAGACCACCTTCTCCGGAAGAATTGGCTGAAGTTCTTGACATGAGCGAGGAAGATATCAAAGAATCTATGAAAAACTCCGGAAGACACCTGTCTATGGATGCTCCTTTAGTAGAAGGTGAAGATTCTAATCTTTATGATGTATTACGTTCAGGAGAATCTCCAAGTCCTGATAAAGATCTGATGCTGGAATCTCTACAAATTGAGATTGAAAGAGCATTGAATACTTTAACTCCGAGAGAGGCAGATTTGGTAAGATTATACTTCGGACTGAACGGAAAACACCCAATGACTTTAGAGGAAATTGGTGAAACTTTCGATCTTACAAGAGAGAGAGTTCGTCAGATCAAAGAAAAAGCAATTAAGAGACTAAAACACAATACCAGAAGCAAGATTCTTAAATCTTATCTGGGTAAATAATTTTAGCGTTAAAAATTTTATAACGGAGTCTGTTTTCAGGCTCCGTTTTTTATTGTAATCTAATCAGAAACATTTATTCTGGTTTACATTCTATTTTTGATAAACTTCTGTAACATTTTTCAAAGTTTGTTCAACTAATTAAAATCATATCCTGTATCATCCGTGATAAAATTGAATTGATTAATTTTAGTTGCCGTGATATACTACTGATTATCAAATCAAACAAAACATACTATGAAAAAAATACTGTTAGCCTCTGCCCTTGCATTATCCATACTTTCCTGCAGAGAAAATAACCCCCGGCAAGCACCAACTGTAGAAAATGCGGTCGACAATGCTGAGTCTTCAGTTTCCAACTCTATTAAAAAAAATACTGATTACTCTTCACGCAGTGGAAACCTTGTCAATGAAATCTATCAGGAGCTTATCAAAAATGACAAAGCTTTACAGGAGCTTGACATCAGAATAGAAAATATTCATAAGGAAACTGATACTGTGCTTTCAGAATATGATGACATTCTTGGAAAATCAGAAACATATTATAATGATGCCACTGCATTGTCAAATTCAATAACAGACTCTATTTCCAAAAAACAGATTGAAAAAGAGATCAAGGAAAGTTCTGAAAAATATGATGTAAAAACTCAAAACATTAGAGACCTCATCAGCAAAATAAAATCAAACAAGGCGGCTCTTTATAATGAATATATCGTGTTCAAAATCAGAAAAACGCTTCCTGAAATTGAAAAGTATCAGAATGCCCATCCTCTGAAAACTGACAGCCTTAATCAATGTATTAATAAACAGAATAAATTGCTGGAAGAATTGAAAAAAATAAAATAAACACCATTACACCTCATGAAATATACCACTAAATGGCTTACTGATAAAGCCCGCATCAAAGAGCTCGTAGACTTTTTTATAACCCATAAAACAGATTCCTATATTTCTCATGGTGAAATGATGTCTGGAAGAGCTATCGATTCTCACCACTGGAATCCGGATCTTGAAGTAATCCTTACAGAGCAGCTTATTACTGATTTTAATTCTGACGGCAATTCCAAGCTAAATATTCTGATTGCAGAAAATGAAAATGGAGACATTGTAGGAATGATGGTTTTCAATGTGATCAACAGTCCTTTCAAAAAATATGCAATTCTGGAGGATATGCTCCTGGA
The nucleotide sequence above comes from Chryseobacterium sp. 7. Encoded proteins:
- a CDS encoding GNAT family N-acetyltransferase gives rise to the protein MKYTTKWLTDKARIKELVDFFITHKTDSYISHGEMMSGRAIDSHHWNPDLEVILTEQLITDFNSDGNSKLNILIAENENGDIVGMMVFNVINSPFKKYAILEDMLLDQSVRGQSLGSTLLEKAIHESKSWNISFILLESGVNNHGAHNFFSRYGFKKVSESYILSL
- a CDS encoding RNA polymerase sigma factor RpoD/SigA — translated: MRQLKITKQVTNRETASLDKYLQEIGKVELITADEEVELAQRIRAGDRAALEKLIKANLRFVVSVSKQYQNQGLSLPDLINEGNLGLMKAAKRYDETRGFKFISYAVWWIRQSILQALAEQSRIVRLPLNKIGSINKINKAYAHLEQENERPPSPEELAEVLDMSEEDIKESMKNSGRHLSMDAPLVEGEDSNLYDVLRSGESPSPDKDLMLESLQIEIERALNTLTPREADLVRLYFGLNGKHPMTLEEIGETFDLTRERVRQIKEKAIKRLKHNTRSKILKSYLGK